Sequence from the Raphanus sativus cultivar WK10039 unplaced genomic scaffold, ASM80110v3 Scaffold1850, whole genome shotgun sequence genome:
ccacggaggaggaggaggcccCGGCCGTGGCCCCGAAGGAGGAGAAGCTGGAGGATTTAGTGAATCTGTTGTACTTTGGGTCGCTGTTCGACGTGAGGTCGGCGAGCGAGCTAGCTTCGGTTATGATGACGAGGAGGCACGAGAGAGGGTGCTGTTTGGTGTACGATACGGTTACGGATGAGTCCACGGAGGATCTGCTGTGTGATAAAGATCTGGACTTGATCTCGAAGCTGTGGGGGATGATGGTGTCTAGGCCTGCGGATTCGGGTTTGTCTCATGAGAAGGCTTTGGAGCGTTGCGTGGAGCATGCTAAGCTCTGGTTGGCTAACTCTGATCAGAAGATTGCGTCTAACTGTGACGTTTCGTGTAAGAAAGAAAGATGCCGACTTTCgtttgtttttgagtttttggttttagtttattgagtttgtgtgtgttttcagaTGCTGCGTTGAGAGAGAAAGTGAAGAAGATTATGGGGTCTAATTACTTCACTATTACACCGGAGATGGTTGTGGCGCCGGTTGAAGCAGCGGCGGAAGCTGGTCACTTCGGTTCGTTCCAAGTCGCTGCTGATAATGAGCAAAAGGTTTGCACTTTTGATGTATATGATTCATTGCTCTGTGAGATGCAAAGTGCTAACTTGTTCTGAAGGTTGAGATTAGTGGTCTCTTTTCTTTAGTTGGGGTGAGATTGGAGTTCCATTTGTGGCATGAGAACATCAGTAGGCTAAGTTGTTTGGATAGGATAGAGAAGTGCATCCTGGTTTATAATAAGTTTTGGCTTTGTCAATGTACGCTGGTTTGTTCATGCGAGTGGTGGATTATGAATCGTTACTATATATGTCTTCACTGTAGGGAATGTTTAAGAGATGTTTCTGAGAGTCTCGTTATGTGATGTAGAGAACGTACAATCCGTCCCTTGTGTTGTTTTGAGCAAGACTGATGTTCCCTGTTGGTTTACAGGAAGACGTGTCAAACTTCAAAGTACAAGAATCTGTTGGTAATGATCAATATGAGCAACAAAAGGTAATCCCGGAGCTCTAAAAGTATCTTTTAGATGATTTCTCGAGTCTGAATCTGATGATTTTTCTGTGGGTTTGAAGGATGAGTCAGTAGTGACGGAAGGAGAGGTGGTACAGGGGCAGCAGGAACAAGGCTATACTCAGGTGGAAGGAGGGAGGTCAAAGAGAGattatcaacaacaacaacagtatGTGCCTCGTGGATCCCACCAGAACCAGAGAGGTCATAGAGGTGCTAGACGAGGCCATTCCAATGCCCCCCGCGGAGGTCGAGGTGGTGGTGGATACTCGAATGGGAGGTTTGAATCTTATGATAATGCCGGTGGAAACGGGTACCAAAGGAGCTATTACAACAACAGAGGAAGGGgacgtggtggtggtggtggtggaggaaaTGGCCATTcgtacaacaacaacaacaaccaccaAGACTCTAATGTTAGTGTTGCGTCTTAGCTTTGCTACCTCTTTTATGGCTTTTGAGTGCGTGCGGTCTCTCCTTGTTTTCCGCTATAACTCAGCCTTATCTCGGAGTTTGGAACTTTTGTGAATTGCTCTTTTGCTATGTATGAACTTTTGCGGCCATCAGTATGATCATTTTCATCAGTAGGGATCTTATTATACTTGTAGTTTGATTATCTATGTGGTTTCGTTCTAGTCTTCTTTCTTGGATTTGTGAACCGGTCTTTGTACTGGTAGCTTCGGGCATTGTACCAGTATCGCTGAAGCGCTATATCCTCGAAGATATGAGGTTAGATCATTTAATCAACACAGCATCTGCATTGTCACCGCAGATTAAGTTTATTATTGATGGCCAGTGGAATGTTCACCCACTTAGACCCATTGTCACTTACGGTGGATTTTCACTTTCATGTAGAGTTAGGTAGCCAAGGCAAGCAGTAGATAGTATTATCCAAACTGGGCTTGAAGCCTTGAACAAATATACAGATGACCTCGTGctaatttaatatattctatttttttttttgaaaaaatatatatattctatttttacaaCCACGAATCCAAATCTTATGTCCAGAATTTTCACATATCTGAAATTAAGTATTTAAACTTCTGGTTTAAAAAGTAACATTTTCTCGGAAGGTGATTtgaatcctctttttttttgtgcaacaggtgatttaaatccaaaatgcataaaaaacaaacttttataGTACCATTAGACCACTAGCACTTTAGTTGTTTTCATCTAGTTATACCTAAATCTTATCCCCATCTAGGTGGAATGTTCCTTCAGTAAATTAAGCCTTCTCTTAAGTGAATGAAAAAGGAAGATGAGAAATAGCAaggaataaattaaaattgaacaTTTATGGTAATATTATTGCAACTAATattacaaaaatcaaaataattagtgTGGGAAAATACTTTGCTGCTACAAAGGTAATATTATTGTACAtaatatatagattatagattatATAATAGAAATGAATAATTCCATGCCGTGCCATGCCTAAAAAAGGAATAATTCCATGCCTACACATGATGTGCTGGAGATTGGGTTGCTTTGGAGGTTGGATAGTGTACGGGTTCATGGTATCGTTTTCCAAGTAATTGCTTCTTTTGCAATAGTCCTCCTTATTCCCacgttttattaatataaaacttCTATACACTATTTACAGAAATTTCAAAAGCAAtgcaatataaaattaattccTTCGTGTATATCCACAAGCTATGCCCCCCTTCCTCTGCCCATATACTAAAGTCAATAAATACCCAACGGGACTTCTCAAGTTTCtgcaaaatcaagtttttgttttatCCTGCAGATTGATCAAATATGAAGGCTGCATGTTATGTTACTCAGGATGTGTCCATGTCGTTGAAATGCATGGTAAGTGATCTTTCTTCGGTTACGATGTCGTTCTCTCTCTTTTGGCTAATTTCATTTGCCTTCTTATTTGTTCTTGCAACGTTCCGTAATACGGAAATAACAGATGCATGCATAATGCATGACCGATCCTTGCTTTAAGTCTCATGCATGAAGCAAGGGCTTTAGGCCATTATGTACAGTCGCCTAACTGAGAGATTAGTCGCTAATCAGAAATTTAAAACGGTATTAACGGAAATATAACTATGTAACTATGCAAGtgttagtttaaaaaaaaattaatcagaaATTTAAAACGGTATTAACGGAAATATAACTATGTAACTATGTAAGtgttagtttcaaaaataaaaactatgcaAGTGTGATTAGTAGCCCTTTATTGATATGATAATGGTGTGTTTTGCACCCCGAAAAGATGAAAATATAACTATGTAAGTCTTGTCACTTGTCACCCAAGGAAAAATCCTTGCATCACATATTATCACTCTGTCTAGAGaattctgttttctttttcgcCGAGTAGCCTCACGCGCAAACTCTGTTTGGTATCTCAGGTACAACAGAAAGAAGATGAACGTCAGATACATGAGTACAAAAAGGAACGCAGAAGTGTTTGGTGGGGTTATGAAGTCAATACCTCTTCAGATGATTGCATCGCTGCCATTAACTCCTATTCTCACCAGGTTCGTCTATCTTTTCAACTGTATGCTTATACTTTTGCTACCGTTTCTCTTTTGTGTCAGTGccgttttattttatttttttgacacTTTTTGTACGTCTCATGAAGGTTCTTGGCTATGGAAGAGAGAAGAAGGTGATTCTTGAAGCACCGTTGTATGATAAAGATTGTGTTTTGAGCAACGTTTTGGCTGCCCATTACCTTATCTCCTCTGACGTTTCCAGAGccaaaacctatgttaaagctGCAGAAACTCATCTTGTAAGCTATATCTTGTTCTCCTTTAGTGTTTATGTTTCATTCCAACTCCAAGTGTAGGAAATATGCTCTATATCTATCATTTGTCTATCATCAGCGATTAGTTTATTGTGGTTTGAGCTCTAAAATTCATCTGGTTTTACTTTTAGGGGAGAGCCACACCGTATGAGAAAGCAGTTTTCAAGGCTGTTAATTACTTGATATCTGACAACATGGACGAAGACGTGGCGTTGGAGTTGCACTTTAAGGTTAGGATGTTTCTTGGCTTCTTGGCTTCTTGTTCTTCGTAGTTCTGCTTGATCTCCAGCAGTTATTCTAACTCTCATGTAAACTCTTTATGGTTTGCAGTTACTGAAAAAGTTTCCCAGAGATTTGCTATCTTGGAAGAGAGTAGAGATACTCTGTTTCTACATGGGTCGACCTGATCTCTCTTTGCCTCTGTTTGAGAAGGTACATCACATGTTGATCAAACTGATTATTACTGCGTGATTTATAACTAAAACCAAGGAATCTTTGCTACAATTATCTGTTGTTTACATCACTTGGTAGATTATACCGGAGAATAGAGACCAAGACTATGCTTATGGTATGCTTGCATTCCCATTATTGGAGCTTGGACATTTAGAAGAAGCTGAAAAAGCTGCTAGGAAAGGATATGAGATCAACAAAAACGACTCTTGGGCTCATCATTGCGTGAGTTCCACGTTTACTACCCTTGTCTTTTGGTAATATTTCCTTTTATCCATACGCAACCTTACATTTTGTATGTTTTGGACAGTTATGTCATGTTCTTCAAACTGAATGTCGTTTCAAGGAAGCAGTAGAGTTCATGGAAGGATGCTCACCTTCATGGGATTCTTGCTCTTCCTTAAGGTATAAAAACTGTTTTCAAATAACTTTAGAAACATCTTCTGATCATCTCTGGAACCACCtacttgataaataaataaataaacaaatatttgaatAGGTATTCGCATAATTGGTGGCATGTAGCTGTTTGTTACTTGGAAGGAGGGTCACCTCTAAGTAAGGTACAAGAAATATATGATCATCAAATGTGTAAAGAGCTGGAGAAAGAAGATGCTGTTGCTACAGATGTAAGTATCCCTTATCATGTTTCTTCcccttttttttaaaaaaaggaacATGGGACTTCCATAAGCAATCTAATGTCTTATACATGTAATATTGAATGTCAGGTCTATATGGATGCTCTTGGTTTGTTGTTACGCTTGGACACACGCGATAAACTAGACGAGTTTTTAGACAGGCTGAAGATCCTTGCAAACTGCTTGACTGATCAAGTAAGTAGTAATTCATCTGTTTTGCCTTGCATTTACTTGCACTTCTTCTAAAAGTTTGCGCGATTACAATTGTTCAGGCAATGTGGTATCAGGAGTGGCTTTTTGATATTACAATAATTTGGGCGTTGAGTAGAGTTGGAAACACTTCACTGGCACATTTATTGCTCGAGGGCCTGAAGTCCCGGTTAGTACTTCTTTCACTTTTGTGACATTAGTCAAATGAAAGTTTTGTTTATTAACTCGTCTAATTCTAACAGAACATCTCATATGAGCAAGAAGAAACAACAGTTGATGCAGAAAGCCATTCAGGTCCGTTCTTATTGATATTGACTTATAACTATGTGACTAGCTAGACCACTTGAGTTCTTTTATCATGTCATAAGATCGTTTCTCTTAATTTAAATCAGCTTGCTGAAGCTGTTAATGAATATGGGAAAGGCAACTACAAAAAAGCTCTACAACTGGTCGGTCCAGACTTTGACGCTGCTGATTATAAGGTAGTGCATGTTCTTGCATTTGTAAgctatatattaattttcaaaacaatatttattgaAGAATATACATGAAAATATCTGGCCTCCTTTTTCTACTCAAACTAGGTGATTGGAGCATCGGATTTACAGATGGATGTTTTTAATGAAATCTGGTACAAAGTGTTGTTACTCAACGGCAAATCTTCTAGTGGTACATTCCCTAAAACACTATTCTTCAGCTTTGTTTTTCGTTTACTCAGCTAACGATCTGCATTTTGAACACTTAATTTGTTGCAGCGATTAAAGTACTGGAGAGGAGaataaaacagagagatggtgcTCCTTTCTTGTGGCGTTTGCTGGTATTCCTCACGTCAATATATATGTGCATAATTGTTGATTCAGGATACATTTTTACGTATACATGGAATGATTTGTTTATTATACGGTTTATGAAACGTTGATGTGGTCTAGCAGGAGAAGAGTTACGTTATGGAAGGCAATACAGAAGCTGCCGTAACTGCATGTGAGAAAGCAAAGGCGTTGGAATCTTCGTATTTCAAGTTTGATTgactgaaccaaaaaaaaaaaacagcatcgTCATGTCATCCTTTTGACATGCTTTTGCACTTTGTTACAAATAATTTAACTCGTTATGGCCATAGGTCAAATGTAAAAATTGACCTTACATTCTCTGTAAATTGCGGTTTGCCCCAAAGACCCAAGAATAATAGACATATTCTCGTAAGATCAAAGATTCAAATTAttgatatttagttatgtattgcTTATAAATTGTATAGAAAAATGTAGAGGTTCCATGATCATCTTTTCAGCATGATGCATATTTCTTATCAACTATATACTAACTTTATTTTGCTTCTTCTCAGATTTAACTCCCAAGTTCAAAAGTTATAAAGCATTAGAGCACCTCTAACGCTAAGTTGGCAGGAATTCTTAACAATgttttttagaagaaaaaatattataatattctgtttttaagATTTCTGTCTTCCATAAGTCTTTCGCAGGCCGTAAATAAGTACTGATTCATGCGCAAGTTCGTTACTGTTCGTGGATTCCATTACACGTGACGATACACGattggtcaatttttttttaaaaaaaatattttttaattcagacgaagaaaataaaaaataataaaatattccaGAAGTTGTTTTTGGTTATCGAACCGTTGGTTCTGGGTTGCGGATGCTCttagaatatttataaattttagtccTGAAACCAAAAGAAATGTTAATATTCTGATATTGGTCTGAAACACATGTTAAAATATAGTTGGTGTCTTGGGATTATCGCCACTGATTCTTCCTCATGATTGGAAGTTTGCAAATCCAGAAACGTAAACATTGTGCATTGAAATCGTGAGACTCGTTACAAACACGCGAAGCAACACGTTCTGAACGCTAACAGAACATTCTAGCCTATATATTGTGCTGACATAGGAATTAAAACGCGGTAAAGTCCGGAC
This genomic interval carries:
- the LOC130504874 gene encoding uncharacterized protein LOC130504874 — its product is MATTATASSDSGEGPVMALINKRLRALRKKLNRIAQMEESISLGKTLNKEQQEVLRSKPSVLVLIDELDKLRSPLSSAVSEEISLATATAAPHNAPPPPDQTTTTEEEEAPAVAPKEEKLEDLVNLLYFGSLFDVRSASELASVMMTRRHERGCCLVYDTVTDESTEDLLCDKDLDLISKLWGMMVSRPADSGLSHEKALERCVEHAKLWLANSDQKIASNCDVSYAALREKVKKIMGSNYFTITPEMVVAPVEAAAEAGHFGSFQVAADNEQKEDVSNFKVQESVGNDQYEQQKDESVVTEGEVVQGQQEQGYTQVEGGRSKRDYQQQQQYVPRGSHQNQRGHRGARRGHSNAPRGGRGGGGYSNGRFESYDNAGGNGYQRSYYNNRGRGRGGGGGGGNGHSYNNNNNHQDSNVSVAS
- the LOC130504871 gene encoding uncharacterized protein LOC130504871 isoform X1, translated to MKAACYVTQDVSMSLKCMVQQKEDERQIHEYKKERRSVWWGYEVNTSSDDCIAAINSYSHQVLGYGREKKVILEAPLYDKDCVLSNVLAAHYLISSDVSRAKTYVKAAETHLGRATPYEKAVFKAVNYLISDNMDEDVALELHFKLLKKFPRDLLSWKRVEILCFYMGRPDLSLPLFEKIIPENRDQDYAYGMLAFPLLELGHLEEAEKAARKGYEINKNDSWAHHCLCHVLQTECRFKEAVEFMEGCSPSWDSCSSLRYSHNWWHVAVCYLEGGSPLSKVQEIYDHQMCKELEKEDAVATDVYMDALGLLLRLDTRDKLDEFLDRLKILANCLTDQAMWYQEWLFDITIIWALSRVGNTSLAHLLLEGLKSRTSHMSKKKQQLMQKAIQLAEAVNEYGKGNYKKALQLVGPDFDAADYKVIGASDLQMDVFNEIWYKVLLLNGKSSSAIKVLERRIKQRDGAPFLWRLLQEKSYVMEGNTEAAVTACEKAKALESSYFKFD
- the LOC130504871 gene encoding uncharacterized protein LOC130504871 isoform X2 — translated: MKAACYVTQDVSMSLKCMVQQKEDERQIHEYKKERRSVWWGYEVNTSSDDCIAAINSYSHQVLGYGREKKVILEAPLYDKDCVLSNVLAAHYLISSDVSRAKTYVKAAETHLGRATPYEKAVFKAVNYLISDNMDEDVALELHFKLLKKFPRDLLSWKRVEILCFYMGRPDLSLPLFEKIIPENRDQDYAYGMLAFPLLELGHLEEAEKAARKGYEINKNDSWAHHCLCHVLQTECRFKEAVEFMEGCSPSWDSCSSLRYSHNWWHVAVCYLEGGSPLSKVQEIYDHQMCKELEKEDAVATDVYMDALGLLLRLDTRDKLDEFLDRLKILANCLTDQAMWYQEWLFDITIIWALSRVGNTSLAHLLLEGLKSRTSHMSKKKQQLMQKAIQLAEAVNEYGKGNYKKALQLVGPDFDAADYKVIGASDLQMDVFNEIWYKVLLLNGKSSSAIKVLERRIKQRDGAPFLWRLLEKSYVMEGNTEAAVTACEKAKALESSYFKFD